The region GGTCATGGGCACCTTCGCCTCCGCATGGGTCCCCAATCCCCAACCTGCCCAGCGACACCGCCGCTCCCTCTACGCCCTCAAACTTCGCGGACTCAGCGATCCCATGCTCGAAGTCTTCAACCTGCCCGGACCCGATTTCTCCTGTGAGCGCCGCGAAACCAGCACCGTCACCCCGCAAGTCTTCGCCCTCTTCAACAGCCAGAACAGCCACGCCCGCGCCCTTGCCCTCGCCCACCGCGTCCTCATCAAGGAAGGCCACGACCACGAAACCGCCATCCAACGCTGCTTTACCCTCATCTACCAACGCCCATCCAAATCATCCGAACTCACCGCCTGCCTTGCTCACTGGCGCGCCATGCAAACGATTCAATCCACCGCCACCTTCACTCCCATGAAGCCACCTTTGGAAGTCCGCCACAGCGCCGTCGAAGAAAACACCGGCGAGAAGTTTACCCTCATCGAAAAACTCCACGCCAACGCTGACTTCATCCCCGACCTTCAGCCTTCCGACTGCGACGCCCGCACCCGAGCCCTGGCCGATGTCTGCCTCGTCCTTCTCAACACCAACGAGTTCGCTTATGTCTACTAACAAATTCCCCTGCGCCGGCGTCCGTGCCCTGCATGCCCCCACGCGCCGCGATTTCCTTTACAGCCTCGGTGCCTCACTCGGCAGCGTCGCCTTCAGTTCCCTGCTCGCTGCCCAGGAGAAACAAGGTCACCTTCCCGCCAAGGCCAAAAACGTCATCTTCCTCATGATGGAAGGCGGTCCTTCGCACATCGACACCTTCGATCCCAAACCCCTCCTGGACCGCATGCACCTCAAGGAATTCACCCGCGAGGGCCAGCAAAAATCCGCCATGGAAAGCGGCAAACGTTATTACGTGCGCAGCCCCTTCAAGTTCATCAAGGCCGGACAAAGCGGAGCCGACATGGCCGAAAACTGGAGCCATCTCGCCAAGGTCGCCGACGACCTTTGCTTCTTCCGCGGTTGCACCGTCGACAGCGTCAACCACCCCACCGCCATGTATCAGATGAACTGCGGCAATCGGTTTGGCGGCGACCCCGGCATCGGCGCATGGATCAACTACGGTCTCGGCTCCCTCAACCAAAACCTCCCCGGCTTCATCGTCCTTCCCGAAGTCAGCTACCCTCAAGGCGGCGCCGCCAATTGGAGCAACGGCTACCTTCCCGCCCAGTTTCAAGGCACGCCATTGCGCCCCAAAGGATCGCCCATTCTTGATCTCTCCCCACCCGCTGGCATCACCACCGAACACCAACGCAAAAATCTCGACCTCATCGCCCAGCTCAATCAAAGCCACGCCGCCGAACATCCTTATCACGACGAACTCACCGCGCGCATGGACAACTACGAGCTCGCCTTCCGCATGCAGATGCAGATCCCCGAAGTCCTCGACCTCACCAACGAAGATCCTGCCACCAAAACCCTCTACGGCATCGACAACCCCTCCACCGATGCCTTCGGACGCAAGTGTCTCCTCGCCCGCAAACTCGTCGAAAAAGGCGTCCGTTTCGTTCAGCTTTATCACGGCTCCTGGGACAGCCACGACTACATTGAACGCGCCCACGACAACCTCGTGCGCGGCGTCGATCAACCCATCGCCGCTCTCATCACCGACCTCAAACAACGCGGCCTGCTCGACAGCACCCTCATCGTCTGGTGCGGAGAATTTGGGCGCACTCCCGACAACGGCGTGCGCGGCGGCACCGCTTACGGACGCGACCACAATCCCAACGCCATGACCATCTGGCTCGCCGGAGGCGGCTGCAACGCCGGCCACACCATCGGCGCGACTGACGAATTCGGCATGCAGGCCGTCGAAGGCAAGGCCCACATCCGCGATTTTCACGTCACCCTCCTCCGCCTCCTCGGCCTCGACGACAACAAACTCACCTTCTACCACGGCGGTCGATTCAAACAACTCAGCCAGTTCGGCGGCACCGTCATCAAGGACCTCATCGCTTGATCAATGGATTAATCGCATGGTCGACCCCTCATCCCATTCCAGCACGGAAAACCTGGTCCTGCTTCTCACCCAGCATCAGGATCAACTCTTCCGCTACATTTTCAGCCTTGTGCCGCGTGAAGCCGATGCCCGCGACATCCTTCAAGAAACCAGCCTCGCCCTGTTCCGTAAACTCGACCAATACGATCCCACCCGCCCCTTCCTCCCCTGGGCCTACCGCTTCGCCTATCTCCAGGTGCAACGACACCGCGAAAAAAACTCCCGCTCTCCTCTGGTTCTCTTCAGCGAAGACATCGTCGACCTCCTCGCCAGTGAACGCGCCCACATCGAACCCCAACTCGAAGAACGCCTTCATCATCTCGACCACTGCCTCGAAAAACTGACCGCTTCCGAAAAAGATCTCATCACCCGCCGCTACGCCCTTCGCCAAAGCGCAGAGGAGATCATGCAACACTCCGCCCTCACCCGCCGCACCCTTTTTCGCAATTTGGAGATGCTTCGCCAGCGCCTGCATGAATGCGTCACCCAACAGCTCTCCTCCATTTCCCCTTCATGAATCTCACCACCCTCATCCATGCCCGGCTCGACGGTGAGATCACGCCCGAGCAACTGCAACAACTTGAAAACCATCTGCGCAACGACTGGCAGGCACGCCGACACTATCTTGAACTCGCCGACCAGCACGCCCGCCTGCTTCAGCAACCCGCCATCAACACCGGTCGACTCCAGGAGCAAAGAAATTCGGAAACCCCCATCCGCGCCCCTCGATGGAGACCCGCCACCACCCTCTCTCTCATCGCCCTCGCCGCCACCATCGCCTTTGGCATCTACCTGTTCCAACCCCCGCCATCCAATTTGGAACCCACCTCCAACGGCGTCGCCATTCTCAGCCAAACCCTCGACGCCGAGTTTGCTAAAGACACCACTCTTTCCCGAAGCGACACCCTCAGTCCCGGCATCATCCGCATCGACCAAGGCCTCGCCCAAATTGAATTTTTCAGCGGAGCCACCGCCCTGATCGAAGGCAGCGCCGAGATCGAAATCATCTCCGCCTGGGAAGCCCGTTGTTTACGTGGTCGCGTCCGAGTTCACGTCCCGCCCGCCGCCAAAGGTTTCCTCATGCACGCCCCCGACATGAAACTCGAAGACCTCGGCACCGAATTCGCCCTCAATGTTCAGGATCAAACCAGCGCCGTGCATGTCTTCGATGGCGAAGTCATCGCCCACACTCCTCGACAGAAACCCGCCAGCCTCACCCGAGGCATGACCTTCTCGCCCGCCACCACCTCCTCAACCTCTCAAGATTTCCTCCCCATCAGCCAGATCCAGGACCTCGTTCAACAGCGTCAGAACCAACGCTTCGAATCCTGGAAATCCTCATCCCAACAATCCCGCCACGATCCCCGACTCATCGCCCTTTATCTGTTCAACCAGGAAAGTGCCGACCCATGGGATCGACTCATCAACAACCTTACCCTACCCCCACAAGATCAACGCGCCGGAGGTGCCGTCGGTGCCCGCTGGACCCAGGGCCGCTGGCCGCAAAAACAAGCCCTTGAATTCAAACGCCCCGGCGACCGCGTGCGCATCAACCTCGACGGCACCTACAACGCCCTCACCTTTTCCTGTTGGATCAAAGTTGACTCGGTCGACAAAAAATACAATTCCCTGCTGCTTACCGACGGTTACGAAAACGGCGAACCTCACTGGCAGATCTTTGAAGATGGCAGCCTGATGTTTTCCATCAAACATCAACCCGACCACGTCCCGCCCTCCACCAAATACAACCAGATCTACTACAGCCCTCCCGTATTCCATTCCGACACTCTCGGACGCTGGCATCACATCGCCGTGACTTACAACAACACCGACGGCACCGTCATCCAATACTTTGACGGTAAACCCGTCAGCCGCGCCATCTCCCCTCTTCATCAACCCGGACGCCCCATCACCTACGGCCCCTGCGAAATCGGCAACTGGGGCCTGCCCACCTCCCCCAGCAATTTTCCCATCCGCAACCTCAACGGCTCCATCGACGAATTCGCCATCTACCACACCGCCCTCACCCCCGCCGAAATCTCCACCATCTTCACCACCGGCAGCCCCCAATAGCTCGATCCAGCGATCACGCAACGTAGGTTTGACCACAGAACATGGCGACATCTACCCGCGAAGTCCATTGCCATTCACCACCGGCACCACGTTGAAGGCAGTGCAGCAGTCACTAGACTAAAAGGGTATCTCATCATCATCGTCGATTTCATCAATCGTCTCCCGATTTCGCTCCATCTCTTTCTGGTGCAGAACGTCGTGGTGACCTTCTTGATGCAACCACACGTCGCAGGCGTTTCGTCTCAAAAATTCGTCGGGTTCCATCCCGTCAACGGTCCTCACTTTTCTTCTGTTCTGCTTTCCTCCAACAAAGTGAGTCTCCCCCCGAAACTGGCCTAGGTTGTCATGGTGAAAAACGGATTTCTTTTTCATTTATTCGACAACACCGACCAACGGCCAGCTCAGCAGGGCTTCGCAACCAATCCAATCTGAAGGAATCTCAATTCATTGTTTCCAGTTCAACTCTAGCCTCCTGCCTTCTTTCGCGCAGTCGACCAAATACAAGTTGATGAGATTTTGGTAGGGAATACCGGTTTCAGTTGAAAGGGACTTGAAGTAGTGGATCACGTCCGGCTCAAGGCGGATGGTCACCGCCTTCTTGAGCCGCTTGACATAAGGGTTCCGCTCCGCTTTGGAAAAATCGTATTCTTTCCTCATTTTAGGTTCTCCCAATAGGGTTTTTGTTCTTTGGTTCTGGCTCGCCGGGCAGAGACTATTCGAATGGATGAGCCTTTCTGCCTAAAACAGTGAACCACAACAAGCACGCGCAATTTAGCCCCCTGTCCCATAATGATGAATCTCTCTTCTTGCTGAGAGTGGTCAGGATCAGGGATGACCAAGGCATGCTCGTCTAAGAAAACTGCCCGGGCTTCCTCGAATGTGACACCGTGCTTGGCAGCGTTCCTCGCAGCCTTGACCGGGTCCCATTCAAAGGAAAGATCATTCACTCAACAGGAGCAATATATCATATTGCTCATCGCAGCAAGTCATATTTTCTCAAAGAAACCGAATCCGCAAAACGAGGGATCAAAGCGTTAACCGGAACACCTCCACGCCGATCCGGCACCATGGAGCCAATCATGCGCACCGAATGCACCCAACACACCCGATGAATTGGCCGAAGAATAAAAGTAGAACGCTTAAGAGCTTCCCCCCTTTGCTCACGTTTACCCGTGATTTTGGACAGCGACCTGTTCAACAACTCCTGGCTCTGGTGCGCTTCGCGACCAAAGTTGACTTGAGGGTTGGACTCCTTTTTATTTCATTCCTGACATGATCCCATACCCGATAAATATCGAAACTAAACCAGCTCCGACTGCAGCTACCCATTCGTCCTTTTCCCTCGATTTCAATATCATCGGAGTGGCCAGGCCACCTATCAGTGCAATTACCGCCCACGTAAAAAATCCTAGAAATCGAACTACCATTGCCCCTTGATTCGGAGCGGCAGTATTTAACGGACCCGACGCCCACACTGTCAGCATCGCAACAATTGGCGCGCTCCATATTGGCCATATCAGCTTGAGACCGCGTGGTTTCATATTTCAGCTTCACGCTTCATCGCCGTAAAACGACGCATTGCAAGCTTTGATCGGTTTGTGTTTCGTCATGCCAACGATTCGGATCAGGCAATGGCGAGGAGCGGACGTTGCTGACCCGACGGATAGCCTCCGAGCCGTTGCTCGCATCCGTTTGGTTCGCCCTTGTTGTCGGTGGTGGCTGTGCGTTATTGGATACCCTTTCGATATTGCGACGATCAAGCTCCGAGTTCATCCGCTCCAGGACTGCACGCGACCACACGGGACGGTGTGATGTGGAACGGCCTCCACGAAAATGGACAACCAAGACTCCACAAGTGAAGCACATAAGATAGTCGGTCGTATCCCTGTTCCGAACAAGTCGCACACCATGTCGTGGCATGAAGTCGCACATCGTCCGAGGACGATCCACAAATGACGTGCTCAATAACGAGGCCCAACTCGAAACCTCGGCAGGGCCGGAGACTCGGAATGATCCAAGAACTGGGAAATCATGAAATGCGGGCAAACTGAGAAGATGTTGGGCTCGGGACGGATAGTTCATGGTCACGTTCCATGTCTCCAAAGGCAGGAGCGAATAAATGGTAATCTCGTCCGCGCCGATGAACTCCCGAGAAGCCGATGAGTCACTACCAACGATAACCTCCGGGGGAGCTGCCGCGCACCCAACGAGAAGGCAGATCGCTAATGCTGTTACCAGAGTCCGCATTTCAGTTAGGCGAACGTATAGCTCATCCACGGCGGGGCTGGAAGCCTGAATTCAAACTGAAGCATACTCGCCGTTGGATGGATCGACTTTTTAGCCTCTTTGGTCTGTGATGACATACCACGCGTTCAGACTCTTGTCCCACGTTATGCGGTTGATGGTGTAGTCTGCGGGATTAAAGCTCATCGGCTCGACTTCTGGATCATCGTCTTCATCTCCACTCTCACCCTCCTGCAGCACCTCCGGTTCCGCCTCAATCTGTCGGAGCAAATCACCGAATACTCGGGATACCCTCCAGATAAAATCGCTCGGCTCAATAGCGCTCCCCACACCATTAAGGGTATAGATAGTGTTTGAACTGTGGAAAAAGATGTTCGAGGAGGTTTTCGAGAGCGGAAGCTTGCGAACTAGGCGGCCGAAGTCATCGACCGCCACAACCTCAAGATATTCAAACGAATCCGCCCGAAGTGCATCTCCCACAGGATATCCCACATTCACCGCGAATCCGGCAGATGGATTTGAGTTGTCTTGCTTCCAAAATGGATCATCCGCTGGAATGCCCAACTTCTGGAGCATATCCGGCTCTGGCAGCTGACCAGTCAACCGCGCTCTCTTCTGAAAGAGGTCAGCCCAGCGGGACGTCTTCGGGTCATCGAACGTCGGCTCCCGTATACACCGGATAAAGCTCAGTAAGCGTTTGATCATTTTCCTCGGCTAACGTTGAGTCCTCCTACGCCTGACCGGGGGCGAGGATGGAACACGGGGTTGAGGTTGTAGCGGTCATGGCGGCGAGAACTGGAGTCAGGCGTTAGGGGCGAGGCCTTGTTCTACGTCTTCTTTATTCCGGCTTTAACTAGAAGCTCTTGAAGGAGCTGCCGGTAGCGGGCCTTGACGTCATCAATATCTACTTGGGGTGTGATATAAGTGCGGTCATGCGCAGCAGTATCGCCAAGCTGCTTTATCTCCTTCATTGTTTTCGGAGAATTGCGCGACAATGTTATGGCTGTGTCTGCTGATATGGTCGCTACCAATCGTTCCAGCATCATAAAAACTCCATTGACTTGAATCTGATGCTGACGACCCTCTTGAATGTAAATCTCGATAATCAGAGACTCCATCAGACGCCGACACAGAACAGCACACGCGTCGTAAAGCCCATACTCATAGGTTGCATTAATTTGGTGAACCATCTGTTCCAAATAAGGACGTGTTCCTGTTATCCATTCTGTAGGAATGACGTTCCCGACAACCTTAACCTTGCGAATGCTTAATACGTCGCTATAGGCGGCATCAAGTTCGCTGAGCCTCCGCAAATCAAGCTGAAAGGTGCCCTTCTGTTTGCCCTTTGCTGTGTATCGACTACGAGAAAGTTCATCGCGCAATCGAGTCACATTAGCCTTCGGAAAGCCTTCCTCGTGTAAATCCGATGCCAATGCACCTGCCGACCGCTCTTCAAATTCCTGTGACTGCCTGTAATAGTAAAGCAACGCGACTGCCCTATCCAAGTGGGAAAGGTCAAGAGTCGCGAGATGATGGGCAAATTCCGAGCGATCAATCATCGGTCTTACCCTTAAGGATATCCTCCATATACTTAACGCCTCTCCGACTCAGCTTGTAGTGGACGGGTTGGCCCTTCTTCCGAACTTTGTCACCCATCACATACTTGGCCGCCGTTTTGGTTAGGGTGTTAGACACATTGGCGACGTGGATCGGAATTCCAAGATCCTTCGTGATTTGGCTAATCTCACCGGTTGTCAGACCCTGATCATGTTCGAGATGCTGGTGGGCAACAAAGAGCGGAAGCAAAATCCTATTCACCTGACCAACTTTGTCCAGAATAGCTGATTCAATCTCTTCTGCCTCATCGCAGTTTTTGATAAGGTTGATTATTTCATTGAGATCAATGCCATTCCCTTGAGTTGGATTGCTCTCCGATTTTGCCCGAGCGCCGGAAACCTTTTTTATAGAAGTCTTCTGTTTTGGAGTCTTCACGGCAGCCGCTGTGGATGCCGTTGAACCGCCGCCGTAGAGCTGAAGAAGTCGTGCAACTTCTTCTGGAGTTCCGTCGATGGTCACTACTGTTCCGTCTGGTAGTGTTATTGTTGCTGATGGCATTGGTTTATTTCGTAGAACAGAGGGTTAATTTGATGTTTTGCGGATAATATCACCCTATATGCTTCAAATTTGAAGGTTTTTCGAGAGTTGATCCGATTTGGGATGCAAAATAACACGGATTTTCAGGTGTTATTCTTCAAAAATGGAGATTTATGCTCGAATCGAGGTGTTATTTTGCACGTCAAATAACAAAATTTTTCCATAGGGTCTCCAGTGACCGGTCCCGAATAGGTGGTCATGAACCAGGGTAGTCGTTTCGAATCGGTGGATCAGCTTCCCCCCTCCTCGGAGGCTGCACGCACCTTCCCTGTCACTGCATGCGCCTTCCTTCAAATCTTGACCCTTGACCCCAACAAAACCTACCCCACCGGCAGCACCTGCGGCCGGATCACGGCGATCCCCATTGGCTCCATGACTTCCTGAATTTTTGAGAACATCGCGTCATCCTCATAGGTCCCCACAATCGCCCCGCCGCTGCCGGTGAACTTGGCACTCGCCCCCACGGAACGCGCGGCTTCCACCATGTCGATGTTGCCTTTGCTGATCTGATACAAACGACGACGTAGATCAAAATTCTCGTTCAACAACGGTCCAATGTCACGACCACGACCGCTCAACAACATCTCCTTCACGCGCTCCGCCAAAGCGGCCCAGTGATACATCGCCGAAACCACATCCCGCTCGCCACGCTTCCAACGACTGCGGATGTCGTTGTGAAACACTTCGGTCCCCTCGCTCAACTTTTTCGTGTAGGCGACATACAGCGGCGGCAGCAGGGTCGGATCGATCTCCTCATAAATCCCATGGCCCAACTCCTCCACGTGACCACGGTTGAAGTCCATGAACACCACCCCTTCAAAAACCTGAATCACCCGGTCCTGCAATCCCGCTGGAATGCCAAGTTCATCGTTCTCCACGCTCAACACCAGATTCGGCTGCTTTTCCTTCGGCACCTCAACCTCATAAAATTCCATCAGCGCCCGCATGCAGGAACAAATGATCGCACTGCTGCCCGCCATTCCCACTTGCGGCGGAATGTTGCTCTCATACCTCAGCGTAAAGTTGCGGTCGTGAAGCGCGATCCCTTCCCGCACGCAGTAATCGTGAAACACCTTCACCGTCGCCTTCAGCAATCGGATGCCACCATAATAACCAAACTGCCCTACGTCCTTCGCCAGATGCGAGATGTCATCAAACACGGAATGGTCCCGGTAATTCGGCTCGATCCGCAGCTCCGGCGTCTCATACAGCACCACCTCCGCCTCAAAATTGCGGATGATGAACGAAATCGTCTTTCCAAAATAGCCATCGGAAGGATTGCCGACCAGGCCGGCACGAGCATAGGATTTTTTGCGGATGACCATACAAGACAAATAAAACGAGACCGTGACAAAAACGGGCGACACCTATAAAAATGACTCGCGCAAAATACAACCCCCAATCCACGACTCGCCCCATCTGTTTTATTGCCCTCCTCCCGAAACCAAAACCTCTCCGCTAAGTTTCACCCTTTTTCACACGTTGAATTACAGCCACCTGCGTCCATCCCATTCCTTTCCTCATCCATGAAAAGACTCCTTCCTCTTCTCGCCTTCGCCCCGGCCCTGCTCTCCGCCCAAACTGCGACGGAACCACCAGCTGCCGCAGCTACAGCCACTCCCAAAGTCGCCCTTACCGCCGACCAGATGGCCAACCTCACCAAACAACTCGACCAAATCGAGGAGACCATCACCAAAAATCGCGATGAGGCCCTGGGCACCGCGCTCTCGCAGTTCCGCTCCGCTGCCGGCAGTGAAAAAGCCGCCGTCGATCTCTACCTTTCCTGTGAAAAACTCGTCGAATTTGACCGCAAGGACCGCAAAACCACTGATTTCCAGGTCTGGAAGGACAACAACGCCGGCATGCTCAGCGACCCCGAATTCGGCCCCGCCATCAAACTTCAAATCGAATACACCCTGCTCTCCCTCCAGGCCCAGCAGGTCGAAGAAATCGACACCCTCATCGCTCCGCTCCAGGCCTTCCTCGGTCGCGCCGTTGGCCTGGTTCAGGAAAACACCAAACACACCGCCTCCGGTGTCGTCGAGGCCGCCGACAGCAATAAAAAAGGAAACGCGCCGCGAGGCAGGCAGGGCGGCCAGAGACCGGCCGGCATGACGCTCGGCATCCTCCAGGGCGGCGGCAACCGTGGTGGTGGCGATGTCAAATCCAGCGTCTTCAGCCGCGCCTACCAGCTCGAAAACTACTTCACCCGCCAGGATTGGGAATACGTCCCGCTCAACATCGCGGGCATCTACTCAAAGGTGATTCTTCCCTTTTACCTCGAGAACAAGCCTGCTGAATTTTCCGCCCAGTGGGACATGCGCATCAACACCGAGCTCTCCCTGCGCAAGGCCCTCCAGAGCGAAACCGAATTCCAGGTCTACTACAAGCAAAACTACCCCCAGCTCGTCTGGGCCAAATCCCAGAGCCTGTTCTCCAACAGCATCAACAGCATCCAGGCCCTGGCTGACATGCTCAAAATCATCCGCGAAAACCCCACC is a window of Phragmitibacter flavus DNA encoding:
- a CDS encoding DUF1501 domain-containing protein, which gives rise to MSTNKFPCAGVRALHAPTRRDFLYSLGASLGSVAFSSLLAAQEKQGHLPAKAKNVIFLMMEGGPSHIDTFDPKPLLDRMHLKEFTREGQQKSAMESGKRYYVRSPFKFIKAGQSGADMAENWSHLAKVADDLCFFRGCTVDSVNHPTAMYQMNCGNRFGGDPGIGAWINYGLGSLNQNLPGFIVLPEVSYPQGGAANWSNGYLPAQFQGTPLRPKGSPILDLSPPAGITTEHQRKNLDLIAQLNQSHAAEHPYHDELTARMDNYELAFRMQMQIPEVLDLTNEDPATKTLYGIDNPSTDAFGRKCLLARKLVEKGVRFVQLYHGSWDSHDYIERAHDNLVRGVDQPIAALITDLKQRGLLDSTLIVWCGEFGRTPDNGVRGGTAYGRDHNPNAMTIWLAGGGCNAGHTIGATDEFGMQAVEGKAHIRDFHVTLLRLLGLDDNKLTFYHGGRFKQLSQFGGTVIKDLIA
- a CDS encoding sigma-70 family RNA polymerase sigma factor, with the protein product MVDPSSHSSTENLVLLLTQHQDQLFRYIFSLVPREADARDILQETSLALFRKLDQYDPTRPFLPWAYRFAYLQVQRHREKNSRSPLVLFSEDIVDLLASERAHIEPQLEERLHHLDHCLEKLTASEKDLITRRYALRQSAEEIMQHSALTRRTLFRNLEMLRQRLHECVTQQLSSISPS
- a CDS encoding LamG-like jellyroll fold domain-containing protein — its product is MNLTTLIHARLDGEITPEQLQQLENHLRNDWQARRHYLELADQHARLLQQPAINTGRLQEQRNSETPIRAPRWRPATTLSLIALAATIAFGIYLFQPPPSNLEPTSNGVAILSQTLDAEFAKDTTLSRSDTLSPGIIRIDQGLAQIEFFSGATALIEGSAEIEIISAWEARCLRGRVRVHVPPAAKGFLMHAPDMKLEDLGTEFALNVQDQTSAVHVFDGEVIAHTPRQKPASLTRGMTFSPATTSSTSQDFLPISQIQDLVQQRQNQRFESWKSSSQQSRHDPRLIALYLFNQESADPWDRLINNLTLPPQDQRAGGAVGARWTQGRWPQKQALEFKRPGDRVRINLDGTYNALTFSCWIKVDSVDKKYNSLLLTDGYENGEPHWQIFEDGSLMFSIKHQPDHVPPSTKYNQIYYSPPVFHSDTLGRWHHIAVTYNNTDGTVIQYFDGKPVSRAISPLHQPGRPITYGPCEIGNWGLPTSPSNFPIRNLNGSIDEFAIYHTALTPAEISTIFTTGSPQ
- a CDS encoding BrnA antitoxin family protein: MRKEYDFSKAERNPYVKRLKKAVTIRLEPDVIHYFKSLSTETGIPYQNLINLYLVDCAKEGRRLELNWKQ
- a CDS encoding BrnT family toxin, which encodes MNDLSFEWDPVKAARNAAKHGVTFEEARAVFLDEHALVIPDPDHSQQEERFIIMGQGAKLRVLVVVHCFRQKGSSIRIVSARRARTKEQKPYWENLK
- a CDS encoding DUF4145 domain-containing protein, with the translated sequence MIDRSEFAHHLATLDLSHLDRAVALLYYYRQSQEFEERSAGALASDLHEEGFPKANVTRLRDELSRSRYTAKGKQKGTFQLDLRRLSELDAAYSDVLSIRKVKVVGNVIPTEWITGTRPYLEQMVHQINATYEYGLYDACAVLCRRLMESLIIEIYIQEGRQHQIQVNGVFMMLERLVATISADTAITLSRNSPKTMKEIKQLGDTAAHDRTYITPQVDIDDVKARYRQLLQELLVKAGIKKT
- a CDS encoding mevalonate kinase family protein, translating into MVIRKKSYARAGLVGNPSDGYFGKTISFIIRNFEAEVVLYETPELRIEPNYRDHSVFDDISHLAKDVGQFGYYGGIRLLKATVKVFHDYCVREGIALHDRNFTLRYESNIPPQVGMAGSSAIICSCMRALMEFYEVEVPKEKQPNLVLSVENDELGIPAGLQDRVIQVFEGVVFMDFNRGHVEELGHGIYEEIDPTLLPPLYVAYTKKLSEGTEVFHNDIRSRWKRGERDVVSAMYHWAALAERVKEMLLSGRGRDIGPLLNENFDLRRRLYQISKGNIDMVEAARSVGASAKFTGSGGAIVGTYEDDAMFSKIQEVMEPMGIAVIRPQVLPVG